TGACCCGGCCTGGAGGCGCGACCGGCGCCTCCAGGCCGGGTTGCGTCGTCGGGACGGCCGGGTGGGCCATCAGGCGGAACGGACCGGCAGGTCGGTGTGCGTCGGCAGCGGTGCACTGCCGGGCACGACGAGGTCGGCGATCGTGTCGAGCACGATCCGCACGTACCGCTCCCCCACCCACAGGTGCTTCGCGCCCTCGATCGGCACGACCCGGACGTTCGGCGCAGGAGCGAAGCGACGCGCGGCCTCGTCCGGGCGCAGGAAGTCGTCGTGCTCCGGGACGAGCGCGACCACGGGAACGTCGACGGACGCCCAGCGTGCGAGTTCCTCGTCCGAGGTGCGGTGCAGGGGCGGCGACAGCAGGACCACCCCGGCGACGGTGCCGGCCGCGACGTGCTCGAGCGCGTGCTTGAGGACGACCTCGGTGCCGAAGGACCATCCGACGAGCCACGGCGCGGGGAGCCCGCGCGCGGTGACCTCGCGGACGGCGGCGCGCAGGTCGAAGCCCTCGGAGACACCGTCGCCGAAGGTGCCCTCGGACGTCCCGCGTGGCGAGGAGACCGACCGGAAGTTGAAACGGAGGACCGCGATGCCGGCGAGATCCGGCAGGCGGGCCGCCGCCTTCTTCAGGACGTGCGAGTCCATGAAGCCCTGCGCCGTGGGCAGCGGGTGCAGGGTGACGATCGTGCCGCGAGCGGGGCGTCCGAGCGGTTCCGCGAGCTCACCGACGAGCGTCAGGTGGTCGTCCGTGTACAGCTCGACGTCGGTCCGCTGTGCCGGCAGTTCGGTGTTCGAGCGGATCTCGGTGCTCATGCGATGCTCCAGCAGTGGTTGTGCCAGTGGCGGCGCGACGCCAGGTCGGCCTCGTCACCGAGGACACCGTCGGCTCGCCAGACGACAACG
The Curtobacterium citreum genome window above contains:
- a CDS encoding alpha/beta hydrolase; the encoded protein is MSTEIRSNTELPAQRTDVELYTDDHLTLVGELAEPLGRPARGTIVTLHPLPTAQGFMDSHVLKKAAARLPDLAGIAVLRFNFRSVSSPRGTSEGTFGDGVSEGFDLRAAVREVTARGLPAPWLVGWSFGTEVVLKHALEHVAAGTVAGVVLLSPPLHRTSDEELARWASVDVPVVALVPEHDDFLRPDEAARRFAPAPNVRVVPIEGAKHLWVGERYVRIVLDTIADLVVPGSAPLPTHTDLPVRSA